Genomic DNA from Pseudomonas fluorescens:
TGGCAGCGCTCAGGCTCGCGGTGTAGATCGACGAGGTCAGGCCATATTCGCTGTCATTGGCCAGCGCAATCGCCTCATCGAGGTCATCGACAATCTGGATCGGCAGCACCGGACCAAAGATCTCCTTGCGCATGATTTCCATCTTCGCGGAACACCCGGCCAAAACGGTTGGCTGGTAGTGGAAACCCTGGCCCAGATCGGCCACCGCGCCGCCGGTAATAATCTGCGCACCCTGCCCGCTCGCGGTCCGAACCATTTGCGCCACCTTGTCGAGTGCCGCGCGATTGATCAGCGGCCCCATGTCCAACCCATGTTCGGCCAGAGGGTCGCCATACCGGGTGGCCGCCATGGACGCCGCAATACCGTCGATAAACGCATCGGCCACCTTGCGCTCGACGTAAACTCGCTCGGCGCAGTTGCACACTTGCCCGGTATTGATCACCCGCGAGGCCGTAATGGCCCTGATCGCCAGGTCCAGGTCAGCGTCAGCCAGAACAATGGCGGGGGCCTTGCCGCCCAGTTCCAGATTGAGTTTCGTGATATTCGGTGCCGCAGCGGCCATGATCCGCGAACCGGTGCCGACGCTGCCGGTAAAGCTGATCAGGTCGATGCCCGGGTGACCGCTCAGTGCATGGCCGACCGTTGCGCCAGTGCCGCAAACCACGTTGAAGACGCCAGCGGGCAGATCGGTCTCGGCCACCAGGCGAGCGAACTCGAAGCAGTTGATCGGCGTTTCTTCACTCGGCTTGATGACGATGGTATTGCCGGTCAACAGCGCTGGCGCCATCTTGCGGGCGATCAGGAAGAACGGGAAATTCCACGGCAAAATCCCAGCGACCACGCCGAGGGGTTTGCGCAGCAAAAAGATGCTCTCGCCGGCCCGGTCGCTGCTCAGCACTTCGCCTTCCAGGCGCCGCGCCCACTCGGCCATGTAGTCGAGGTAGTCGGCCGTGAAATTCACTTCGACCCGCGCCAACTCCAGGACCTTGCCCTGTTCGGCAGTAATGGTCCGAGCCAAGCGCTCGCCGTGCTCGCGCACCTTGCTGGCAATTTTGCGCAGATAGCCCGCACGCTCAATAGCCGGGCGGGCAGCCCAGGCCCTTTGGGCTTGGCGCGCGGCTGCAATGGCCTGCTCGACTTCGGCGGTGCTGCCTTGGGGCACGCGCCCAAGCAACTGGCCGTTGGCCGGGTTATGGACCTCAAGATGCTCGTCGCTGGCGACAAAGGCATTGGCGATGTAGTTCTGGTAGATGATGTGACTCATATCCGCGTCTCTCCTGTCGAGGATGTGCGACCGACCGGCAAGGCTACCGGCCGGCCGGAGGCTTATTGCTTGGCGCTGAATTTTTTCCAGGCCAGTCCTTCGTCCTGAAGGTCGTGGGCCCGCTTGATCAGGTACTGATGGATCTGGTCGACCTGCTCGGGGGTAAAAGCATCGGCAAAGGACGGCATGCCATCGGGCACACGCCCACCGAACAGGATGCCGAGGAACATCTGGTGTTTCTCCGGCGTCAGCTTGCGAAGATCCGGCAACACGCCGCCGCTGACCGCGTGGATGCCATGGCACTGCGAGCAATATCCGTCATAGAGCTTGCCGCCGGCCTCGATGGCCGCGGTGTCGGTGCTCAGCGCGGGTGGTTTCGGGGTGTCGGGACGCGGCGCCGGTTCCTGCAACTTGGCGGTGCCGCCAATCTTGTAGGTCAGCACCTGGGAAAAGGGCTGCACCCCGGCACGCAGCGACAGGGCGCCGGCAAAGGTGGAAAATGCCCCGCCCCAACCGGCCATGAACGTCACGTACTGCTCGCCATCGACGCTGTAGGTGATCGGTGCTGCCATCACCCCACTGGCCGCAGGTTGCTCCCAGAGTTTCTTGCCGGTGTCGGCCGCGTAGGCGATCACCCGGCCATCGGCGCTGCCTTCGAATACCAGGTTACCGGCGGTACTCAAGGTGCCGCCATTGAAGATGGTTACGTAGGGCACTTCCCAGGCCGGCTGCTGCTTGACCGGGTCCCAGGCGATCAGCTTGCCCGACCAGCCCTTGGCCATTTCCAGCAGGCCGTCGACATTCTCCGGCATCATCCCGGTCCGCAGGCCCAACTGGTACATGCTCTTGAAAGGGTTGCGCTTGGGCGCCTCGGGAATGTGCTCGTAGTAGGCGGACATGATGTGGGCCGGGATATACACCAGCCCGGTGTTCGGGTTGTAGGACATTGGCTGCCAGTCATGCGCTCCCCAGAAGGCCGGCGTCACCAGCTTGCGCTTGCCGTCCTTCCAATACGCAGCGTTCTCGTCATCGACGATTGGCCGACCGGTCTTCATGTCCATGCCCTTGGTCCAGCTTTGCGGCACGATGCCCTTGGCCGACAGCAACTGGCCGGTGGCGCGGTCGATCACATAGAAGAAACCGTTCTTGGGCGCCTGCATCAGCACCTTGCGCGGTTTCCCGTCGATGGGCAGTTCAGCGAGGATCATATGCTGGGTCGCGGTGTAGTCCCATGCGTCACCCGGGGTGGTCTGGTAGTGCCAGACGTACTCACCGGTATCGGCGTTGACCGCGACAATCGACGACAGGAACAGATTGTCGCCCTTGGCCTGGCTGCGCCATTTCGGGTCCCACAGCGAACCGTTGCCGACACCGATGTACAGCAGGTTCAAATCCGGGTCGAAGGCAAACGAATCCCAGGCCGTCCCGCCACCGCCCTGCTCGACAAACGCGTCGCCATGCCAGGTCTTGGCGGCAATGGCCATGCCCTTGTCTTCCGGTGGTAGCTTGGGGTCGCCGGGCACGGTATAGAACCGCCAGGCCTGCTTGCCAGTCTCGGCATCATAGGCGGTGACATAACCGCGCACGCCAAACTCCGCGCCGCCGTTGCCGATCACCACCTTGCCGTTGACCACCCTGGGCGCGCCAGTGATGGTGTAGCTGCGCTTGTGATCGGCCCGGGTATCGACCGACCAGGCGCGTTGACCGGTCTTGGCATCAATGGCCTCCAGGCGCCCGTCAAGCACGCCCACGTAGACCTTGCCCTTCCACACGGCCACGCCACGGTTGACCGCGTCGCAGCAGGCTTCGCCCGCGCGGTTACGGTCCGATTGCGGGTCGTACTTCCAGATCAATTTACCGTTACGGGCATCCAGCGCGTACACCACCGAAAACGGCCCAGTGGTGTACATCACGCCATCGACCACGATCGGCGTGGCCTCGACACCGCGATCCAGATCGAGCTTGTAGCTCCAGGCCAGCCCAAGCTGACCGACGTTCTGATCGCTGATCCGCTTGAGCGGACTGTAGCGCTGCTCATCATAGGTCCGTCCGGTGCTCATCCAGTTACCGGGTTCTTTATCGGCCGCAATCAGTCGCTGACTGTCGACATTGGCTGGCGTCTCAGAAGCCAAGGCGGACGCAGTGGCCAGGCTCAACAGCAAAGCGCCGGCCAGGGATTTCAGAGGGATACCGGCGACGGTAGATCGAACACCGGAAAACGAGGCATGGCCAATCTGTCTCATGGGCGTAGTCCTTTTCTTATTAGTGGCGCGGTCATATCGATGCGCACCCGTGAAGGAGCAATGACCATGCCACTGACTTGAAATAGGGCCGACAGCTTGATTTGATGGGATTCAGGGATGGGGCGAAGCGCTATTCATCCATGAAAGACGCTACAGATGTAGCGAGTAGCGCTACAGTGGCGGCACAGGTGTAGCGCGTAGGCGCTATTCACGAATTGGCAATAGCCGATTCTGCCAGTTTGAGCGGCTTCTAATCGACGGCATTCACAATGGACTCCAGCACATGATCAGGACAATATTGACCGGGCGAAAAACCCTTAACCTAAGAAGCAGCGCTCTCAACCTGTTTGACATCGATTCGATCTCTCTGCTCATTGGCAAGAATGGATCCGGCAAGACTCGAACCTTGCAAGAAATCGCTGAAGCTTTCGGCACAAGACGCAATCAATCACTGGACGAACCCTGTAAGATTATCCTCAGCACCGAACGCCTGGCCACACCGGAGCAGCTAAACGATTGGGGAATCCTGTACTACACGCCCGCACAAAACAGGCCAAGCATTCGCAGTACCAAAAACTTCATCAACGCCTCAAAGCGTCCAGTGGAAAATCTCAATAATCTAGACCGCTACTCTAACATTCTGGCTGCCTTCGGCCTCGACGTAGAGTTGACCGCTACATTGCGAGCGGAATACCGCAAAATTGCTCGACTGTTAGCTGAAGCATTGTTGAAAAACCGGCAGTTTCGTACCGCTGCCATTCTCGATGCTTTTAATTTCGCCGAACTCGAAGAGCGCAAACGAATATTTGATAATGTCTCGGAGTTTGAAGCCAGCCAGTCGGAATACAACCTTGCAGACTCCCGCTATACCGAACAATTTCAGACCCTCGTTGAATTACTGCTACGCAAGTTACACCAAAGCGCCACGGCACATCAGGTTTTTGCTTGCCTTGCTGTAGTCACCCAACTACTGGAGAAGCGCCAAGCCAGTATCGTTTTGGTCATCAGCTTTCTCAAAACATATCTGGACTTTGAGTTCTTACCTTCGCTGCAAGATGATCCACGTCTGCCTGAACTGCGCCAACTTGCCAAAATGACCGAATACCTGCTTAGGCATGAGCACTTCGAACCAGCACCAGGCAGTAGCAGCAATGTTCTAATCTACACTCGGCCCCTGATTACCCAAGAGCAACGTGTCAGACTCGAACGATTGGAAGCGTTCAAGCTTTGTCGACTTGGGTATCCTCATATCAGCTCAGGACAATGGGCGATCATGCAACAAATCATCGCTTTGTACGAATCATTGAAGGAATTGCGAACCCGTGGGTTCCGCAAGTTACTGGTAATGATCGATGAAGGCGACGCATTTTTACATTTGGAGTGGCAACGGCAATATATCTATCAAATCAACGACTTCTTGAGCCAATGCAAGGAGGAGCTCCAGATCGATTGCCTACAATTGATTCTGGCATCCCACTCCCCTCTACTGGCTACTGATGTGCCACGAGAGTTCGTTGCGACTTTTGACAGTGATGAACCGCAGCCATCCTTCGGCGCCCCCATGCAACTAGTATTAAACCGCTCGTTTGGTGCCCGTTCGATGGGCGCATTTGCCATCCGAGAAATTAATAAGACTCTGCACAATGCCGCCCAAGGCCTAATGACGGAGCGAGACAGGTATGTCCGGAGCATCGTCGAGGACCCTATCATCTCAAGGGAAATTGATTATCTGCTGAACAAGGAGCGGTCGTAATGCTGATCAATATATCGGACGTCTGGAAAACGGCATACGCTTCGCACAATCGCTATTTGGAAAAATGTATCAACGAAGGAATAAAGTCGCTCAAAAAAACATCTATCGAGAAACCCGCCACGCAATTTTTGAATTTCCTCAGAATCCAGTTGACCGCTAAGAGTCCGAGCGGACTGCAGTCCTCCATCCGTTATTATGAGAAACTGAAGCGAAAGATTTCTCGACACGAACGCTCCGTACTGGATTCCTTTCTAAGAAAGACATTCGATTACAAAAAATTCACTTCCAAGCGTGTACATTGCTGGTCAGCATACAAACTGTGCAAAAGCAGCACTTACAAAATATGCCCCTATTGTCATCACGCTTACATGCTCACCACAAAGGAAGCAGAGAAAGGCATCAGGCCAGACCTGGATCATTATTATCCTCAGCATCGCTACCCGTATCTTGCATTGGCTTTGCACAATCTCATTCCCAGCTGCTCGATCTGTAACTCTCGCCTGAAGGGCGCCGAGGATACAGGCGACCATTCCTATTTGCACCCTCTGTTCGACTCGGAATCCCTGCATTTTCGTTGCGAGAAGCCGGGTAGCACTATAGTCGACATTGTAAGCGACTTCGAAAACATCAAAGATCAGTTGAAAGTTCGGATCACCTATGACCCTACCTGCGCCAAGTCAGTCAATACCCTGCGAATGTTCCAGCTACATGAACGTTACGATCTGTTTTCCCAACAAGGTGCTGACTTCGTCGGTTCAAAAACCAGTATCGATGGGCTAGATGAATTGCTACAAGCCCACGCTATAGGTCCATTGCAAGAGGGTGCATTCCTGGCTCTTCCACCGAGTAAGGAAAAAGAAATGCGGCAACTTCGATTCGACCGAGAGCGATACAAACACTATTTGCACGGAAAAATGTTCGCTGATTTATATGATCAATTCGACCGGACCTCTTTACTCAGCAGACCTTATCCTTAGAGCAAAAGATTCTTCATCTTTGCAAGGGCGCATGCTATCGGTGATCCGGCGCCCCGCAGCTTAATGACACGCCTGTCGTGACACACAAAATGACCTCAATCGACATCATGGGCGTGAAGACGATCAGGGGCGCGGCCATTGACCAATAGTTTAGAAATCTCTGAACTATCTTTTTGCGCTTCCCTATTCTTTCCGCCAACCGCCCCTCCCTACTATTGCGGCAACAAAGGAGCCTTTCCATAGAGATGCGGCCCGAAGCTTGCCTTTTCTGATTGTCACTGCCGTTCGTTGTGCGTTTCGGTTAGCGCCGCAACGCCGCCGTGTCAATCATGCGAAGGAACCTTTGGAGTCGATCGATGAAGCTGGAAATATTCCGAACGTTGTGGGGCTACACCGCGAGCAAGGCACAAGCGCTCGATGAGTTGCTTGAAGCCGGGTTCGATGGCATGGAAGCCCGCCTGCCCATGACCGCCAGCGAACGCGCCGAGTTCGCAGCCTTTCTACGCATCAACAAAGTCAGCTATATCAGCACCGTCTTCAGCGCCTACGACGTTCTACCGGAACAGTCGGCAACCGTCGACGAACACCTTCTGGACCTCGATAAGAAACTCGGTTGGGCGGCTGAGTTGTCACCGCGCTTCGTCAATCTGCTGGCTGGCAACGACCGCTGGCCACTGGCACAGCAAGTCGACTTCTTTGGCCGCGCGATGGACGTCGCGCGCAAGCATGGCCTGGTGTGCACCTTCGAAACCCATCGCGCTCGCTCGTTATTCAACCCCTGGGTCACCCTCGAGCTGATTCGTCAACTGCCGGACCTGCGCTTCACCAGCGACATCAGTCATTGGGTCGTCACCTGCGAACGCCTGCTCAACGATCCGGAAGACGACCTCAGCGCCTTCGTCGAACGCGTTCACCATATCCAGGCCCGAGTCGGTTATGACCAGGGACCGCAAGTGCCTCACCCCGCCGCCCCCGAGTACAGCCAAGCGCTTGCCTTCCATCAGCAACATTGGGAGGCCATCTGGCGATCCCAGGAAAAACGCGGGTATCAGGTCAGCACGCTGACACCGGAGTTCGGCGCCGACGGCTATCTGCATCACCTGCCCTTCACCAACGTGCCGGTGGCCGATCTGTGGTCGCTGAACGTGTGGATGGCAAACACCGAGCGCGAGCATTTTCGGCGTTTCGCCTGCACCTCAACCCGATAAGGAGCGCTGCCTCATGCCTGACAAAACACCAACGACCGCCAACTTCAATCGCATTCCGGTGGTGGACATCGCCGGGCTGTACAGCGACGACATCACTCAGCGCCAGGCGGTGGCCGAAGCACTGG
This window encodes:
- a CDS encoding sugar phosphate isomerase/epimerase family protein — translated: MKLEIFRTLWGYTASKAQALDELLEAGFDGMEARLPMTASERAEFAAFLRINKVSYISTVFSAYDVLPEQSATVDEHLLDLDKKLGWAAELSPRFVNLLAGNDRWPLAQQVDFFGRAMDVARKHGLVCTFETHRARSLFNPWVTLELIRQLPDLRFTSDISHWVVTCERLLNDPEDDLSAFVERVHHIQARVGYDQGPQVPHPAAPEYSQALAFHQQHWEAIWRSQEKRGYQVSTLTPEFGADGYLHHLPFTNVPVADLWSLNVWMANTEREHFRRFACTSTR
- a CDS encoding PQQ-dependent dehydrogenase, methanol/ethanol family produces the protein MRQIGHASFSGVRSTVAGIPLKSLAGALLLSLATASALASETPANVDSQRLIAADKEPGNWMSTGRTYDEQRYSPLKRISDQNVGQLGLAWSYKLDLDRGVEATPIVVDGVMYTTGPFSVVYALDARNGKLIWKYDPQSDRNRAGEACCDAVNRGVAVWKGKVYVGVLDGRLEAIDAKTGQRAWSVDTRADHKRSYTITGAPRVVNGKVVIGNGGAEFGVRGYVTAYDAETGKQAWRFYTVPGDPKLPPEDKGMAIAAKTWHGDAFVEQGGGGTAWDSFAFDPDLNLLYIGVGNGSLWDPKWRSQAKGDNLFLSSIVAVNADTGEYVWHYQTTPGDAWDYTATQHMILAELPIDGKPRKVLMQAPKNGFFYVIDRATGQLLSAKGIVPQSWTKGMDMKTGRPIVDDENAAYWKDGKRKLVTPAFWGAHDWQPMSYNPNTGLVYIPAHIMSAYYEHIPEAPKRNPFKSMYQLGLRTGMMPENVDGLLEMAKGWSGKLIAWDPVKQQPAWEVPYVTIFNGGTLSTAGNLVFEGSADGRVIAYAADTGKKLWEQPAASGVMAAPITYSVDGEQYVTFMAGWGGAFSTFAGALSLRAGVQPFSQVLTYKIGGTAKLQEPAPRPDTPKPPALSTDTAAIEAGGKLYDGYCSQCHGIHAVSGGVLPDLRKLTPEKHQMFLGILFGGRVPDGMPSFADAFTPEQVDQIHQYLIKRAHDLQDEGLAWKKFSAKQ
- the aldA gene encoding aldehyde dehydrogenase, with product MSHIIYQNYIANAFVASDEHLEVHNPANGQLLGRVPQGSTAEVEQAIAAARQAQRAWAARPAIERAGYLRKIASKVREHGERLARTITAEQGKVLELARVEVNFTADYLDYMAEWARRLEGEVLSSDRAGESIFLLRKPLGVVAGILPWNFPFFLIARKMAPALLTGNTIVIKPSEETPINCFEFARLVAETDLPAGVFNVVCGTGATVGHALSGHPGIDLISFTGSVGTGSRIMAAAAPNITKLNLELGGKAPAIVLADADLDLAIRAITASRVINTGQVCNCAERVYVERKVADAFIDGIAASMAATRYGDPLAEHGLDMGPLINRAALDKVAQMVRTASGQGAQIITGGAVADLGQGFHYQPTVLAGCSAKMEIMRKEIFGPVLPIQIVDDLDEAIALANDSEYGLTSSIYTASLSAAMQATRLLDFGETYINRENFEAMQGFHAGTRKSGIGGADGKHGLYEYTHTHVVYIQA
- a CDS encoding AAA family ATPase, producing MIRTILTGRKTLNLRSSALNLFDIDSISLLIGKNGSGKTRTLQEIAEAFGTRRNQSLDEPCKIILSTERLATPEQLNDWGILYYTPAQNRPSIRSTKNFINASKRPVENLNNLDRYSNILAAFGLDVELTATLRAEYRKIARLLAEALLKNRQFRTAAILDAFNFAELEERKRIFDNVSEFEASQSEYNLADSRYTEQFQTLVELLLRKLHQSATAHQVFACLAVVTQLLEKRQASIVLVISFLKTYLDFEFLPSLQDDPRLPELRQLAKMTEYLLRHEHFEPAPGSSSNVLIYTRPLITQEQRVRLERLEAFKLCRLGYPHISSGQWAIMQQIIALYESLKELRTRGFRKLLVMIDEGDAFLHLEWQRQYIYQINDFLSQCKEELQIDCLQLILASHSPLLATDVPREFVATFDSDEPQPSFGAPMQLVLNRSFGARSMGAFAIREINKTLHNAAQGLMTERDRYVRSIVEDPIISREIDYLLNKERS